A window from Desulfovibrio subterraneus encodes these proteins:
- a CDS encoding M20 metallopeptidase family protein, translating to MDIIRTLVHEHTPYLIETRRDLHRIPELAFEEVKTAAFVAQELENMGLAVRTGVAKTGVVAMLETGRPGPVVMLRADMDALPMTECTGLEFCSTHAGCMHACGHDTHMAILLTTAKVLCAMRDELCGTVKFVFQPAEEFPGGARPMINEGVLYSPKVDYCFGLHVWPGTPSGAVAVKSGPLMAAMDRFEVTIIGKGGHAAKPHECVDALEIGTQAVGALQRIISRQIDPVQPALLTVAVFNAGHAFNVIAETATFGGTLRTFDKGVRARWEARMRQVVGGICDAMGATYEFSFIDGYPPLINNPDMADVIRRAAAATAGKENVHEATPTMGGEDMAYYLEQVPGCFFFLGTGYEGAHPIHNPAFTVDEAALPVGVETFCRAVRELLVTE from the coding sequence ATGGACATCATTCGCACCCTCGTGCACGAGCATACCCCGTATCTCATTGAAACCCGCAGGGATCTGCACCGCATTCCCGAACTGGCCTTTGAAGAAGTGAAGACCGCCGCCTTTGTGGCACAGGAGCTCGAAAACATGGGCCTTGCCGTGCGTACCGGCGTGGCAAAAACCGGCGTGGTAGCCATGCTGGAAACGGGACGCCCCGGCCCTGTGGTCATGCTCCGTGCCGACATGGACGCCCTGCCCATGACCGAATGCACCGGCCTTGAGTTCTGCTCCACTCATGCAGGCTGCATGCACGCCTGCGGACATGATACACACATGGCCATTCTGCTCACCACGGCCAAGGTGCTCTGTGCCATGCGCGATGAATTGTGCGGTACGGTTAAATTCGTGTTCCAGCCGGCGGAAGAATTTCCCGGCGGCGCCCGCCCCATGATCAATGAAGGCGTTCTCTACAGCCCCAAGGTGGATTACTGTTTCGGCCTGCACGTGTGGCCCGGCACCCCATCGGGAGCCGTTGCGGTAAAATCCGGCCCGCTCATGGCCGCCATGGACCGTTTCGAGGTCACCATCATCGGCAAGGGAGGACACGCCGCCAAGCCCCATGAATGCGTGGATGCGCTTGAGATAGGCACGCAGGCAGTGGGCGCGTTGCAACGCATCATCTCCCGCCAGATAGACCCTGTGCAGCCAGCCCTGCTCACCGTGGCGGTGTTCAATGCCGGACACGCCTTCAACGTGATAGCAGAAACCGCCACCTTCGGCGGCACCCTGCGCACCTTCGACAAGGGCGTGCGCGCCCGCTGGGAGGCACGCATGCGGCAGGTGGTGGGCGGCATTTGCGATGCCATGGGTGCGACATATGAATTTTCCTTCATAGACGGCTACCCGCCCCTCATCAATAATCCGGATATGGCAGATGTCATACGGCGGGCCGCCGCAGCAACTGCGGGCAAGGAAAATGTGCACGAGGCCACTCCCACCATGGGCGGAGAAGACATGGCCTATTATCTTGAGCAGGTTCCCGGTTGTTTCTTTTTTCTCGGCACCGGCTACGAAGGAGCCCACCCCATTCACAACCCGGCCTTCACCGTGGATGAAGCAGCACTGCCCGTAGGCGTGGAAACATTCTGCCGCGCAGTAAGGGAACTCCTTGTAACTGAATGA
- a CDS encoding TrmB family transcriptional regulator, with protein MELIQALKKFGFTQQESLMYVTLSRHGGMTGYEAAKVAGISRSNAYAALSSLVEKGGAVVSSEDASNYVATPKEELLLNLKRSCARTIEFLEENLPEQEEGAAPYLTVSGYENTLDKMRNMMLMAELRIYISMHSTNVALLRSEISGCVERGLKVVILCNEDPGIRGAQYMKNNAGTGNVKLIADTSEVIVGLVEVNKGQCLYSKNKHLVYLMREALLNEIELIRLRGGMTGD; from the coding sequence ATGGAACTCATCCAAGCACTCAAAAAGTTCGGTTTCACGCAGCAGGAATCCCTCATGTATGTGACGCTCAGTCGTCACGGTGGCATGACTGGATACGAGGCTGCCAAGGTGGCGGGCATTTCCCGCTCCAACGCATACGCGGCGCTGTCCAGCCTTGTGGAAAAGGGCGGGGCGGTTGTTTCCAGCGAGGACGCCAGTAACTATGTGGCAACCCCCAAGGAAGAGCTGCTGCTGAACCTGAAGCGGTCCTGCGCAAGGACCATTGAATTTCTGGAAGAAAACCTCCCCGAACAGGAGGAGGGCGCGGCCCCGTATCTGACCGTTTCCGGCTATGAGAACACGCTGGACAAGATGCGGAACATGATGCTGATGGCGGAACTGCGCATATACATCTCGATGCATTCAACCAACGTGGCGTTGCTGCGAAGCGAGATTTCGGGATGTGTGGAACGCGGGCTGAAGGTGGTTATCCTCTGTAACGAGGACCCCGGCATCAGGGGCGCGCAATATATGAAAAACAACGCGGGCACCGGCAACGTGAAGCTGATAGCCGACACCAGCGAGGTCATCGTGGGGTTGGTTGAAGTGAACAAGGGGCAGTGCCTGTATTCAAAGAACAAGCACCTTGTGTACCTGATGCGTGAAGCGCTCTTGAACGAAATAGAGCTGATCAGGTTGCGGGGGGGCATGACAGGAGACTAG